In Thermostichus vulcanus str. 'Rupite', the genomic window CCTATACAACCTTTTCTACCTATGAGTTGGATAGCTTTAGCCTCTGGCAACAGCACCGATTCAACATCAGTCTGCTGTATTGGTTGGGATCCGCCCTACTGGGTGCTGTAGCCATGGAAATTGGGATCCTGCTTGCTCGTTTGTGGAGGTAAAGAATGGTGTTCCCGGAAGCGTCTGCGCATCAACTGAACATTTACATCGGGGAATCCAATCGCTGGCAGGGTCAGCCTCTCTACCTAGCTCTCTTGCAGTTGGCTCGTAAAAGAGGACTAGCGGGAGGAACTGTTGTTCGGGCCATCGCCGGGTTTGGTCGTAACAGCCGCATCCGTAGCAGTAGCCTGCTCGAACTTTCGACCGATCTGCCCATTTTGATCACATTTATTGATCAGCCGGAAAAAACTGCCACTGTCTTACGAAAAGCAGCGTAAAGCCCCCGGTTTCCAACCGGGGGATAATGGCCTCCGGCCCTGCGGAGCAGTAAGCGCACAGGCTGAATTTATTCAGCAGCAGAAATAGTACAATAGTCCCCATGAAACGGGTCACCACGACACTCAAGCTCAAGTTTCTTGACCTCAATGGTGCTCCGCACCGCCCGGAGGGCGATGCGGTCAAAGCAGAGATGTTTAACCAGACGGTTTGTGCGACAACCGAACTGGCAAACCAACTGCTGCGCATCAGTCCGAAGGAACGAAAAGCATTAACAACCGCCAAAGTGGTGACACCACTCAAGTCGGCCCTCTCCAACCAGGTGATTCGCATCCTCAAAGGGAAAGCCGGCCAGCGGGTCAAACACTTCAAAGTGTTCTGGCCGGAGGTCAACAACCAAAACTGGAAGCTGCACCGAGTAGGTAGTACCTACTCGGTGAGTTTTCCCACCATTCAGGGTGACAAGCGGGTTCCCCTTGAGGTTGGCAGTTCCTAC contains:
- a CDS encoding DUF190 domain-containing protein, which produces MVFPEASAHQLNIYIGESNRWQGQPLYLALLQLARKRGLAGGTVVRAIAGFGRNSRIRSSSLLELSTDLPILITFIDQPEKTATVLRKAA